DNA sequence from the Leptospiraceae bacterium genome:
TAATAATTCTGTTTCTTCTCTTAAAAAGTCAGCTCCGATGTAGATAATTGTTTCATTTTGTTTCGTTTGTTTTTTTTGATAAATATATTCCATTAGTTTTTTTCTATCAAATAAATGAAGTTCAGGGACACTTGGTTTTATTGTCATGTTTGTTCGGTTAGCAATCTCATTCAGTAGACTAGAGCCAACTATGTTAGTCAACTCATTAAGAACAGATTTTATATCCTCGATGTCGATGTTTTCGACTTTTCTTTGCTCCATAGGTATACCCATTAATTCTCCTGCAGTAACTATTGCTCGATCTTCATCAAAGACCAAACACAACAAAGATTCGAATTCACCTCCAGTTTCTAAGAAAATAGAATAAAAATTTTTATCGGGCTGAATCAATTCCTCCATATCATGAAATTCAATTGCTTTAAATTCTGGAACAGAAACATCAATTGTAACTCCTAATAATTGGGTTAAAACCAAACCAGCGTTTATCATTCCTGAGTTCACAACAGAGTATAATTTTTCATAATCCTTTTCTGATAAAAATTGCTTCTCATCTTTAACTATAGAATCACCTTCTTTGAATATTTCTAACCCTATTTCTTTTCGCCTTTCTTTTTCTTTGCGAAATTCCTCGATTACAACAATTTTATCTAACGTTTTATCCTCTTGTTGTATTTCTTTTTGTGTTATTTGGATTGCTTCATTTTGATTCGCTGAAGATAACAATACATCATTGTTTTTATCTGTTGTTTTTTCTATTATATGGACAACTGCTGTTTCTTTCTTTGGTTCTTGTGGTTCTTGAATGAATTCTTCTTTTTCTTTAATTTCTTTAATAGGTAAGCTTTTTGATTTTTTCTTTATTCTTCTTGATGTTGTGGATAGTTCCTTCACTTTTTGATTGTAAACTTTTATAGCATTTATAATTTCTTCATCTTGTTTTATTTTTTGAATTTGTGCATCATAGTTTTGTGTCGCAATTTCTAAAAGTCCATTCACATCTAAAACCATCACTATACTACCATCCCCTAATAAACAAGCACCAATAAGTCCCAAGATATTTTTATAATTTTGTTCCAAAGATTTAATTACAATTTCTCTCTTTCCTATCATTTCATCTACAATATACCCCACTTTTCGACTTCCAATACTTACGATAACTACTGGGATTTCTTTGTTTTGATTTTCAGCTGCAGATTCATCAACCTCTGCTGGTATGTTTTTGTAAACATTTCCATTCCATTTCGAAGGTAATCCCATCAAAACTGAGAGTTCGTAAACAGGGACTATTTCTTTTCGTAGATTAATTATATTTTTCCCTTGCAATGTAGTAATTTGAGAAGGTGATATCCGTACAGTTTCAACCACATCAGAAAGTGGAAATGCATATTCTTCATCTTCTACTTTGACATGTATAGTAGAAATAATAGCCAAAGTAAGAGGAAACATTAAAATAAAGCTGGTTCCCACACCAGGTGTTGTATTAATCTGTATAGAACCTTTGAATTGATCAACAACATCCTTCACTACATTCATTCCTACACCACGACCACTTATGTTGCTTACTCGTTCAGCAGTAGAAAAACCCGGCTGAAAGATAAATTGATAAATTTCATTCTCAGTTAGTTGTTCTTTTTCATTGAGTAATCCAAGACTTTTTGCTTTTTCTAAAATTTTTTCTTTGTTTAATCCACGACCATCATCTTGAACTTCTATAAAGATATGATTCCCACTTTGATAAGCTTTTAATATTATCGTCCCAGTCTCAGGTTTGCCTTTTTGTATTCTTTCTTCTGAAGGTTCAATCCCATGATCAATAGCATTTCTGATTAAATGCATTAGGGGATCATTTAAAGAATCAATAATGTTTTTATCTAATTCTGTATCCTCCCCTTGAATAATCAGTTCTACTTTCTTTCCCAATCCCATAGCTAAATCTCTAACAGGGCGATGAAATCTTTGGAAGACGACACCAACAGGCATCATCCTCATCTTCATCACCCCTGATTGAAGTTCTCGTGCGATTCGAATAGCTTGTTCAATTTTGTTTCTCAGCTCCGTTAGAGTTTGAGTTTCCCCAAATTCATTCACTAAATCATCATAGATTTTTTGAAGTCCTGAATTGGTAATTACCAACTCTCCCACGTTATTTAAAATATAATCAATCTTTTCTGCAGGTACTCGGATGCTTTTTGATTTAATTACACTTTCTGTATCAAGCTCTTTATCTTTGGATATGCCACCTTCTTTCGAGGAAGAGATTTCTTGGGATAATCTTTGATTTATGGTTTTAGAAGGCATTATATCTCTTAATCCTCTTTGAAGTTCAATTTCTTTAACGGATATCTTTTCTATTAAATCTATTTGACATAACTTTATGATCTGCTGCTGATTGAAGGGACCATAAACTACAAATTCTAATCTTTTTAAGTTGGAATTTCTTTCTAGTTCATTTAGACTAGGATCTATCTTGTAAATTTGTAAGGCTTTGAACAAGCGATTGTAAATTAAAAGTAAGCGTAGATTTTTCATGGGTGCTTCTTCTTCTAATTGAACATACCCATGAAATACCTTTTCATCATATCTAACGATGTTTGTTAATTGATGAAGGTCTTCTTCTGTTAGTTCAATCTTCATTTTAATTTTATCATCTTGTTGTATTAATTCTTTTTGTTCTGATAATCTTGCTTCTTCAAATTCCTTTTCTTTTTCTTTCAGTATCTCTGAACTTGTTTTTTTTACATCATGAATTTCTGACTTGGCTTTTGTGATATCACTGCTATTAAAGCTTTGAACCTCTTTTATGGAGTATTCCTCAAGCTTTTTTGCTAATTCGTTTAGAACTTCTTTTTCTTCTTCTCTATTTGCTTGAAAACTTGCAACAGAGTTCTTTATGGCATCCAAACAAGAAAAAAGTAAATTCATTAGTTCTGTCTTGACTAAAATCTTCTTATCTTTGATAAGTTGAAATAAGTCTTCCATTTTGTGTGCTAAACGAGATAGGTATTCTAAGCCAACAAAACCAGCAGAGGATTTTAAAGTGTGAGCTATCCGAAAGATTTCATTGATGATTTCTGGATTTGTATAATCCTGCTCCAGTTCTAATAAACTGCGATTTAAATCATCAATGTGTTCTTGAACCTCATCAAAAAATAGATCTAAGTATTTTTCTTCCATAGACCTGAATTCTAATTAGTTTATCAATTCTTTTGTATTGGTTAAAGCTTCTTTTTGATATTTTTCTTTTTGTTCCATCATAGGGCTATAGACTCCTACAAGTAAAGGTAAATTAAAAATCAAAAACAATTTCTCTTTACTCCTTCCTACACCCTCAATGAAACTTTCTGAAAATCCCTTGAGCTCAACTCCTTCAATTTGGCTTTTCTTCAAGGTTACAACTTCCTGAACTTTTTCAACCAATATCCCGAGATTTTTGTTAAAAACAGAACAAACGACTATTCTCGAATATGGTGTCAATTGGGTATATTCATTTTTTAAAATCTTTCTTACATCTAAAACGGGCACTATATTTCCCCTCAAATTAATTACCCCTAATACATAATTTTCTGCGTTTGGCAGTCTTGTTACAGGAAGCGGTTTAAGAATTTCAGTTATGCTTAATATATCAATCCCATAAATATTTTCAGCTGTTTCGAAAATCAAATATTGCTGTTCATTGCTATACATATTCATATTTTACAACTACATATTTTCGATTTTTTTTTGTTTGTAAACAATATTATTTTCGGTAATGATTAGATCTAAAATTAAGTCGTGCTCAAACCCCATAAATGATAATTGAGTTAGATCCTCAGGAATGATACTAAGTTTGATTGATAATCGGGAACTTGGATTTTTCGAAAAATAGCGATCATAAAAACCTCCTCCCCTTCCTAAACGAACAAAATCTTGATTGCATCCCAAAGAAGGAATTATCACCAAATCATTTTCTTGGGGGATACCCTCCTTCATTTCCAACGGTTCCTTTATCCCGAAATGATTCACCCCCAAAGGAAAAAATTGACCGTCTTTCTTATAGAGACTAAACTTCATGTCTTGATTATTGATGATAACGGGTAGATAAATCTCTGATTGTAATACACCAAAGATTCTATCTACAGGAAATTCATTCTCTATTGGAAAATAAGCAAAGATGCGTTTAGGCTGATATATTTTGAGACTTTGAATGAGAAATTCAAACATCCTTTCAATTTTTTTTGTATCTTTAAGAAACTCTTTCCAGTAGAGTTTTGCCTCCTTTCGAATTTCTGTTTTTTCTGCACTCATAGAAGCATAGAACATAAATCTTTCAAAATTCCACAACAAATCCAAATTTTTTATCGTTAACCAAAATTTGAGTAGACATTTTTCTCACAATTCATATTTTGTATATATGAAAACTATAATTTTAAAACCATATCCAGAACTTTTAAATACTAGAAAAGTAAGATTGCATGCCAGCTTGGTTAGTTTGATAACCCTTTTGAGTTTGATCACTTTTTGGTTGATTCATCCCGTTGTTTCGTTGGTAATTACGAGTTTTCTTTTTCTTGACTTTTTGTTTACTTTTCTCTTTGGTCCGAATCGTTCATTCTTTTCTTCTTTAGTAGAAACTCTCCATCAGAAATATCAGTTATTTTCCGAAAATTGGGTATCCCCAAGACCAAAACGATTTGCCAAGTTTTGTGGCTTATCCATTCTATTGATTTCTTTTCTATTTTACCCTAACAATTTATATGTATTTTTTCTTTCTCTGTTGGCATTGTTCAGTTTTCTTGAGGCGGCATTTAATTATTGTGTTGCATGCAAATTATTTTCTTTGGGACAAAGAATTGGAATTGTTCCACCAGATGATTGTAAAAATTGTTAAGAATTGGAACATGTCTTTTCTCCAACCTACATAAGGAAGCAAGATTACATACAATCACTTGGGACCCCCAAGATTGAGGTTTTCGATAGTATTTACGAAGACAAAAAATATATAATCAAGCTGGAACAGAATTCACAGCCATGCCCGAAAATCGGGCTTCCTGACTTTTGAACCATCTATAACAAATACTGCATTGAATTAAGTATTATATTATCGAAACTTTCGGATTTTCTATGAAAATGTTGCAAATAAGATTTTTAGAAGATCCCATCATCGCTGCCATCTAATCACCCAAGCAGAATGAAAATCCAAATTGTGTATAACGTTAGAGAAGGAATCAAAACAACACGTTAAACATAAGAAGGCGGAAAAACATCCAAAAAACCAGACCGAAAATCAGGAAAACGAAAAGAAAAGTTTTTTGTATAAAGACTGATAATTTTTCGTTGTGTAGTGGGTGGCTCGAGGTTTCTTCTTGGGATTTCTATTTTATAGGTCCTGTGGATAAATTCCAATACTTTTTGGATGGGTTCATTTTTTGGTTCTATGGCATTGATTACATTCTTTCGTTGATATCCTGAGAAAAGACTTACCTCAATCCCACTATCATAGATTTGATATGAAAACTCAATCAAGATCTGGCATAAATCATATACATGAATACGATATACAACTTTATTCTCCGTCGGTATTAAATGATATTCTTGATTTTTCAAACTTTTAACCAAATTCCTCTCAGGTCCGTATATGCCACCAGATCGAACTATCAAGGCATAAGGAAACCACATCAAGACAGCTTCTTCTAATTCCCAACGTTTTATCCCTCTTTCCGAAAAAAAAGGAATTTCGGTTTGTTCATGAAATTCCATTGAAACTTCTGGATAAACTGATGTAGAACTAATGTGAGTATAGACAAACTTTTTTTGTTGATACAAAGGGAGCAAAACTTCCTTGTATAAAGGATTCATTAACCTCTGGTTTTCCTCATAAACTGGCGGAATGGTATCGATCACTACATCAGGAAAAAAATCTTCAGTCCACACCCACTCTTTTTTTAAGTCTTCTGGTTTTCTGGTTAAAACTCGAAAGTCAATATCAAAGTGTCGAATGAAATATTTTGTTGTAAATCCAAATCCCAAAATCAGAACTTTTTTCTTTGACACAGAATTAGAAAACAAAAAAGAAAAAACACAAAAAAAGAAAATGCATTTTTTATGAAGTTCTTAGAATCTTTGGAACTCCAAAATCTATCAAAACAATACTATCTTGATTTAACTGTAAAGAAGCAAATTTTCCCTTCGGTGATTCTTGATGATGATTGGTTCTTGGGGAATCCATCATCACGTTTTTTTGTAGTCATTGAGCGAGATCACCTCGAGAAAGAAGAATTCTGGGAATTCCTTTGGAACTTCTATCAACCGAATTATGTGAAGCTTTCCCGATGGTGGCATAGACACTTCCCTGAAAAAAATCCTATTGGAATTATAAAAAGTTTTCACTGGGGCTATCACAACAGAACCTTGAGTGATTGGAAAGAGTGGTCCGATTTTCATACCAACTCAGAAAAACTTTTAGAGCTTTATGAACTACCCATATCGGTTGTTCGTTTATGGGATCGTCTAAATGAAGAATTACAAAATGATTGGTTGAAAATCTTAAATATCTTTCGGATCAAAAAAAACTATATTATGAAAATCATAGAATATCTTTATGATCTTCCATTCGAAAAACAAAAGGAAATAACAAAAACGAGTTTAGAATTAGCCATCAAATATCAAGAAAACCCTGAAAAAACATTCCCCCAGAGCGAAATTTACGAGATGGTGGTAGGAGCTCGATATCCTCTATTTTACAAAAGAAAAATCCTCACCTATAAACTCAAAAAAACTCTTGAAGATCGACTACAAATACAAAACTTATCGATACAATTACCCGAGGATTTTGAATCCCATCCTATAGAACTACGATTATCTTTGAAATCTTTTGAGGACCTAAAAGACTTTTTACAAAAAATCCAAAAAAAAGAAAATCAAGATTACTTAAAAGAATTAATAGAAAAAGTTTATGAAATTTCGTAGTTTGGGACTTCTCTTATATCTTATTTCTTACAACTCCATCTTTTCGGATCCTTTGAATCTTCCTCTAAAACCCATTCTCCCCAAAACTGAGAATGTTTGGCATCAATATCTACAACTGGGAGACTATTACTACAAAAAGAAGTATTATACTCATGCTTTGTTTTATTATGAATTTCTCTACAAAAACAAATATTTCAATAATCACTTAAAGTCGAAACTATTATTAAACTATCTACAACTAAAAGAAAAAGAATTTCTAAAACCCAATTTACAATATATCCAAGAAATTTTATCCCAAGAAAGCCATGATTTTTCAGAAAATTACATTCAACTTTATGCTTCTTTTCGTTTTGGATTTCACCCTATGGCATTAGTCAAAATGAGAGCTCTGATGAATTCTTCTATCCCTGAGGAGAAAAAAGACTACGCCAAACTGATTTTCGGAAGTCTCTATTTTGAAGAAGGGAATTTCCATCAAGCAATCGAGTATTACGAAAAACTAAAACACGAAAGCCAAAATCAGGAAGTTCAGAAATTAGCAGAAGACATCATCGAAGAAACCCAACAACTCCAAAAAGAAAAGTTCAAAAATCCCTTGATAGCTTCTTTTTTATCTTTAATGATTCCAGGGAGTGGGTATTTCTACACTGGAAGCTATGTTGAAGGTACTTTGGCATTTTTTTGGAATTTGATTTTTTTCGGTGGTGGGATTTATATTTATCAGTTAGAAAGCCAAACAAAGCGACCACACCTTGTATCATATGCGTTTCTCGTGCCTGGTGTGATTCTTTATGTATCTCAGATTCTTGGTTCTTATGCAAATGTAATGCATCATAATCATTTTCGTCTTCGGGTATTTTATCAAAAATTACGGAGCTTATATTTTCATACGGACTTCATTGAAAGAACTTCAGGGATTGAATTTCAAGTCGCTTTTTGATCTATGACTTTTGATAATCAAAAATGAACTTTAAGCCTTTTAACGTCAAATCATAATCTACGATATCAAACAGATTTGGAACTTCACGATGGATCATCTGGGAAAATCCCCCCGTGGCTATTACTTGAAATTGAGTTTCTGAATACTTTGCTTTCATGTTGTTGATGATTTCTTTCAACATTCCCACCCATCCATAAAAAAAACCCGCTTGTATAGAATGAACGGTACTGTCGCCAATGATTCCTGAGGGAGGTTTCGTAAATTCTACTAACGGAAGCAAGGCGGTTTTAGCGTGAAGTGCTTCTATAGACATACGAAGTCCAGGAGCTATCACACCACCGTGGTAGTCACCTTCTTTGATTAAACAAAAAGTGGTTGCCGTCCCCAAATCCACAATGATTAAATCTTTACCATAAAGAGTAATCCCAGCAACAGCATTTACGATCCGATCCGCCCCCAATTCAAAGGGACGAGGATATTTGAATTTTAATGGCAATTTCATGTTATATACAACTCTTATAGGATCGCAGTGATAATATTCTTTAATCATTCTATCCAAAATGGGATTAAACGAAGGAACAACAGAAGAATAAATGGCTTGATGGATAGAATTTGGTTGGTAATTGGCAGACTGGAGAAAATTGTTCAAATAGACTCCCAGTTCATCAGAGGTCCATTCTTTTTTTGTTACAATGCGCCATGATCTAACCAAAGTATCACCATCAAACAAACCAAAAACGGTATTCGTATTTCCAACATCAACGGCTAAAAGATAGCTCATACTAATACAATCCTATCATCCCAATCTTTGATGGTTGTGATTTGATTTTCTTTGTTGCGGATTCTTAAGTATCCTTTATTGTCAATATTTTCTACTACATATTCTTCTGTATTTATACGTATCTTTCTATGCATTAAAAAATGATAACGATGTATCAAGTCTTTGTAAGACTCAAAAGAATAAGGTTTTTCGAGAGAAAGTTCGTTCATTTTTTGAATCAAAAAGTCCAAGTAAAATAGAGGTTCATATTCCACATTTTCAGAAAACAAGGCAACCGGTGGAAACAGAGCAGGTTCATCGATTGAGGGTGTAGCTGACCAATTCAGTCCGATCCCAACAACAACTTTCCAAGTTTTCTTGTTTTTGAATTGGGTTTCAATCAAAATCCCTGCGAGTTTCCCTAAGTTTTGAGATTCATCTCTCATCAAAACATCATTAGGCCACTTGATATAAAATGTCTTCTCTGAGAGACTGAGTTGCTTCATCATGGCATACAATGACTCAACAACGCACAAAGCAACCACCAGCGAAAAGTAGCTATAACGTTCAAAATCGTCGATATATAGTCCAAGTGAGAAAAGAAACGATTTTTTGGGGACATCTTTCCATTTTCGTTCTTTTCGTCCTTTTCCTCTTTGTTGGGAATCGGCTGTGATGATTGTTCCGTGTTCAAAATCCTGTTGGAGCAAATAATCATTGGTTGAGTCAATCGAAGGAAAGTGGATCCAATGAGCTTTGGTAAGCATTTATGACAAATCTTCTCCTACGATGGCTTTGATTTTGATTCGATTTCCTTTGCGTATGATGTGTAATTCTACTTCAGCTCCAATACCGGCACGTTGTATTGCCCTCACTAAATCTTCTGTGGATTCAATGTTTTGATCGTTTAATTTATAAATAAAATCATTT
Encoded proteins:
- a CDS encoding biotin--[acetyl-CoA-carboxylase] ligase: MLTKAHWIHFPSIDSTNDYLLQQDFEHGTIITADSQQRGKGRKERKWKDVPKKSFLFSLGLYIDDFERYSYFSLVVALCVVESLYAMMKQLSLSEKTFYIKWPNDVLMRDESQNLGKLAGILIETQFKNKKTWKVVVGIGLNWSATPSIDEPALFPPVALFSENVEYEPLFYLDFLIQKMNELSLEKPYSFESYKDLIHRYHFLMHRKIRINTEEYVVENIDNKGYLRIRNKENQITTIKDWDDRIVLV
- a CDS encoding chemotaxis protein CheW: MEEKYLDLFFDEVQEHIDDLNRSLLELEQDYTNPEIINEIFRIAHTLKSSAGFVGLEYLSRLAHKMEDLFQLIKDKKILVKTELMNLLFSCLDAIKNSVASFQANREEEKEVLNELAKKLEEYSIKEVQSFNSSDITKAKSEIHDVKKTSSEILKEKEKEFEEARLSEQKELIQQDDKIKMKIELTEEDLHQLTNIVRYDEKVFHGYVQLEEEAPMKNLRLLLIYNRLFKALQIYKIDPSLNELERNSNLKRLEFVVYGPFNQQQIIKLCQIDLIEKISVKEIELQRGLRDIMPSKTINQRLSQEISSSKEGGISKDKELDTESVIKSKSIRVPAEKIDYILNNVGELVITNSGLQKIYDDLVNEFGETQTLTELRNKIEQAIRIARELQSGVMKMRMMPVGVVFQRFHRPVRDLAMGLGKKVELIIQGEDTELDKNIIDSLNDPLMHLIRNAIDHGIEPSEERIQKGKPETGTIILKAYQSGNHIFIEVQDDGRGLNKEKILEKAKSLGLLNEKEQLTENEIYQFIFQPGFSTAERVSNISGRGVGMNVVKDVVDQFKGSIQINTTPGVGTSFILMFPLTLAIISTIHVKVEDEEYAFPLSDVVETVRISPSQITTLQGKNIINLRKEIVPVYELSVLMGLPSKWNGNVYKNIPAEVDESAAENQNKEIPVVIVSIGSRKVGYIVDEMIGKREIVIKSLEQNYKNILGLIGACLLGDGSIVMVLDVNGLLEIATQNYDAQIQKIKQDEEIINAIKVYNQKVKELSTTSRRIKKKSKSLPIKEIKEKEEFIQEPQEPKKETAVVHIIEKTTDKNNDVLLSSANQNEAIQITQKEIQQEDKTLDKIVVIEEFRKEKERRKEIGLEIFKEGDSIVKDEKQFLSEKDYEKLYSVVNSGMINAGLVLTQLLGVTIDVSVPEFKAIEFHDMEELIQPDKNFYSIFLETGGEFESLLCLVFDEDRAIVTAGELMGIPMEQRKVENIDIEDIKSVLNELTNIVGSSLLNEIANRTNMTIKPSVPELHLFDRKKLMEYIYQKKQTKQNETIIYIGADFLREETELL
- a CDS encoding 5-formyltetrahydrofolate cyclo-ligase, whose amino-acid sequence is MFYASMSAEKTEIRKEAKLYWKEFLKDTKKIERMFEFLIQSLKIYQPKRIFAYFPIENEFPVDRIFGVLQSEIYLPVIINNQDMKFSLYKKDGQFFPLGVNHFGIKEPLEMKEGIPQENDLVIIPSLGCNQDFVRLGRGGGFYDRYFSKNPSSRLSIKLSIIPEDLTQLSFMGFEHDLILDLIITENNIVYKQKKIENM
- a CDS encoding DUF4395 domain-containing protein gives rise to the protein MKTIILKPYPELLNTRKVRLHASLVSLITLLSLITFWLIHPVVSLVITSFLFLDFLFTFLFGPNRSFFSSLVETLHQKYQLFSENWVSPRPKRFAKFCGLSILLISFLFYPNNLYVFFLSLLALFSFLEAAFNYCVACKLFSLGQRIGIVPPDDCKNC
- a CDS encoding chemotaxis protein CheW is translated as MNMYSNEQQYLIFETAENIYGIDILSITEILKPLPVTRLPNAENYVLGVINLRGNIVPVLDVRKILKNEYTQLTPYSRIVVCSVFNKNLGILVEKVQEVVTLKKSQIEGVELKGFSESFIEGVGRSKEKLFLIFNLPLLVGVYSPMMEQKEKYQKEALTNTKELIN
- a CDS encoding type III pantothenate kinase, with the translated sequence MSYLLAVDVGNTNTVFGLFDGDTLVRSWRIVTKKEWTSDELGVYLNNFLQSANYQPNSIHQAIYSSVVPSFNPILDRMIKEYYHCDPIRVVYNMKLPLKFKYPRPFELGADRIVNAVAGITLYGKDLIIVDLGTATTFCLIKEGDYHGGVIAPGLRMSIEALHAKTALLPLVEFTKPPSGIIGDSTVHSIQAGFFYGWVGMLKEIINNMKAKYSETQFQVIATGGFSQMIHREVPNLFDIVDYDLTLKGLKFIFDYQKS